Proteins found in one Tamandua tetradactyla isolate mTamTet1 chromosome 3, mTamTet1.pri, whole genome shotgun sequence genomic segment:
- the LOC143676701 gene encoding uncharacterized protein LOC143676701 has protein sequence MRAKVWRKASRNKGSAGPQASRGLHTLGNAPTESGLSISGSQPREPPQTRSAPAQHAAARPERTGRLGDRGRARDSPSSQGSSRSHTWAPRPPQRALGTPEPSLRGHLRPAAGPRGLSTNPRAGRVDRLKAASQRSPCPQEHSNADLCPLHQPRVQDFICLEVVETAPNASLELSTPVIRTPCLPAYAAQFVTQMKMRSVPASGPGTSSVSANLVLSMEKTTWSSARSARLGARMGWWRRVPVPPGEISRVSTKAQVPYQGHCGMFPGSRWTVARALLPLPLLPQVF, from the exons ATGAGGGCAAAGGTGTGGCGGA AAGCCAGTAGAAACAAAGGTAGCGCAGGGCCCCAGGCTAGCAGGGGTTTACACACGCTCGGGAACGCACCGACTGAATCCGGACTGAGTATTTCGGGGTCGCAGCCCCGCGAGCCGCCGCAGACCAGGAGCGCCCCGGCGCAGCATGCCGCCGCGAGGCCAGAGCGCACTGGGCGCCTCGGGGACCGCGGCCGGGCCCGGGACAGCCCCAGCTCCCAGGGCAGCAGCAGGAGCCACACCTGGGCTCCGCGGCCCCCGCAGCGCGCCCTGGGGACCCCTGAACCTTCTCTTCGCGGCCATCTGCGTCCTGCTGCCG GTCCTCGCGGGCTCAGCACCAACCCCAGAGCAGGTCGGGTTGACAGGCTCAAGGCTGCCTCCCAGCGATCACCGTGCCCCCAGGAGCACTCTAACGCTGACCTCTGCCCTTTGCACCAGCCTCGTGTCCAG GATTTCATATGTCTGGAAGTGGTAGAAACTGCACCCAATGCCAGTCTGGAGTTGAGTACACCAGTCATTCGAACGCCCTGTCTTCCTGCTTACGCTGCACAGTTTGTAACTCAG ATGAAGATGAGATCAGTCCCTGCATCCGGACCAGGGACAAGCAGTGTTAGTGCAAACCTGGTACTTTCCATGGAAAAGACTACCTGGAGTTCTGCCAGAAGTGCAAGACTTG GTGCCCGGATGGGATGGTGGAGGCGAGTCCCTGTACCGCCTGGAGAGATCTCGCGTGTGTCCACCAAAGCACAGGTACCGTACCAAGGGCATTGCGGAATGTTTCCGGGGAGCAGGTGGACAGTGGCCCGGGctctcctgcctctccctctcctccctcaggTGTTCTGA